A portion of the Leifsonia sp. EB41 genome contains these proteins:
- a CDS encoding zinc-binding alcohol dehydrogenase family protein, which translates to MARVWLAEQWGSPDTWTFAEREVPRPGPGEATIRVRAAGVNPADYKHVAGPRPGLDLPVPIGYEVAGELVELGPGTELASGGGAPGDAVVAFRIQGGYATEVTVPASDVFAKPAALSDEEAANLLLAGATAAQMLDVTHVGAGDTILVHGASGAVGVSVLQQAAELGAHVIGTASEGSFARVRRFGGVPVAYGAGLADRARDAAQGPIAAALDTVGTDEAVDVSLELVGDRDRIVTIVASGRAGTDRFHSIFGAQPESAAFRDAVRPRLLALAAEGRLQVPIARTYALAEAPEALRFLAEGHPGGKIALLP; encoded by the coding sequence ATGGCACGAGTGTGGTTGGCAGAGCAGTGGGGTTCCCCCGACACGTGGACGTTCGCCGAGCGGGAGGTCCCGCGGCCGGGTCCGGGCGAGGCGACGATCCGGGTGCGCGCCGCGGGTGTCAACCCGGCGGACTACAAGCACGTCGCCGGTCCCCGTCCCGGCCTCGACCTTCCCGTGCCGATCGGCTACGAGGTGGCGGGCGAGCTGGTCGAACTCGGCCCCGGCACCGAGCTGGCCTCGGGCGGCGGCGCGCCGGGTGACGCTGTCGTGGCGTTCCGGATCCAGGGCGGGTACGCGACAGAGGTCACGGTTCCCGCGTCCGACGTCTTCGCCAAGCCGGCGGCACTGTCGGACGAGGAGGCCGCCAATCTGCTGCTGGCCGGGGCGACGGCGGCACAGATGCTCGACGTCACGCACGTGGGCGCCGGGGACACGATCCTGGTGCACGGCGCGTCCGGCGCGGTCGGCGTGAGCGTGCTGCAGCAGGCCGCCGAGCTCGGCGCGCACGTGATCGGCACTGCGAGCGAAGGGAGTTTCGCTCGCGTGCGGAGGTTCGGCGGCGTTCCCGTCGCCTACGGTGCCGGTCTCGCCGACCGGGCCCGGGATGCCGCGCAGGGCCCGATCGCCGCCGCGCTCGACACCGTCGGCACGGACGAGGCGGTGGACGTCTCGCTCGAACTGGTCGGGGACCGCGACCGCATCGTCACGATCGTCGCCTCCGGACGTGCCGGGACGGACCGCTTCCACTCGATCTTCGGCGCGCAACCGGAGAGCGCCGCCTTCCGCGACGCGGTGCGGCCGAGACTGCTGGCGCTGGCGGCGGAGGGGCGGCTGCAGGTCCCGATCGCGCGCACGTATGCGCTGGCCGAAGCCCCGGAGGCGCTGCGCTTCCTCGCCGAGGGGCACCCGGGAGGGAAGATCGCGCTGCTTCCCTGA
- a CDS encoding glutamate decarboxylase — MRHGYESPEEPVGLNPVFSRAGEATEFARFTLPDGESLPDTAFQVVHDEAMLDGNARLNLATFVGTWMEDQAGRLYSEAVDKNIVDKDEYPQTAAIETRCWRMLAGLWNAPDPERSIGTSTIGSSEACMLGGLALKRRWQQRRRAAGQSTEKPNLVMSAAVQVCWEKFCNYFEVEPRFVPISLDHKTLDGDGLDRYVDENTIGVVAIMGVTYTGMYEPVQAISDALDAIQRTTGLDIPIHVDGASGAMVAPFIQPDVVWDFRLERVASINTSGHKYGLVYPGIGWVVWREADLLPEELIFKVSYLGGEMPTFGINFSRPGAQVLLQYYQFLRLGFDGYKRVQAASRDVARYLADEVQALGRFDIWTDGSDIPVAAWQVKAGHDAPWTLYDLSMRLRTRGWLVPAYPMPEALTDVTVQRAVVRNGLSRDLAGGLVDAIRTSVQELDELKAPMPGPDRVAFHH, encoded by the coding sequence ATGCGTCACGGTTACGAGTCCCCTGAGGAACCCGTCGGTCTGAACCCCGTCTTCTCGCGGGCCGGGGAGGCGACCGAGTTCGCCCGGTTCACCCTCCCGGACGGCGAGTCTCTGCCGGACACCGCCTTCCAGGTGGTGCACGACGAGGCGATGCTCGACGGGAACGCGCGGCTGAACCTCGCGACGTTCGTGGGCACCTGGATGGAGGATCAGGCCGGGCGGCTCTACTCGGAGGCCGTGGACAAGAACATCGTCGACAAGGACGAGTACCCGCAGACCGCGGCCATCGAGACCCGGTGCTGGCGGATGCTCGCCGGGCTGTGGAACGCGCCCGACCCGGAGCGCTCGATCGGGACCTCCACGATCGGGTCCTCGGAGGCGTGCATGCTGGGCGGCCTCGCGCTCAAGCGGCGCTGGCAGCAGCGGCGGCGCGCGGCCGGGCAGTCCACCGAGAAGCCCAACCTCGTGATGAGCGCAGCCGTGCAGGTGTGTTGGGAGAAGTTCTGCAACTACTTCGAGGTCGAGCCGCGGTTCGTGCCCATCTCGCTCGACCACAAGACGCTCGACGGCGACGGGCTCGACCGGTACGTGGACGAGAACACCATCGGCGTCGTGGCCATCATGGGCGTCACCTACACCGGGATGTACGAGCCGGTGCAGGCCATCAGCGACGCGCTCGACGCGATCCAGCGGACGACCGGGCTCGACATCCCGATCCACGTGGACGGCGCCTCCGGGGCGATGGTCGCGCCGTTCATCCAGCCCGACGTCGTCTGGGACTTCCGCCTGGAGCGGGTCGCCTCCATCAACACGTCCGGGCACAAGTACGGGCTCGTCTATCCCGGGATCGGCTGGGTCGTGTGGCGGGAGGCAGACCTGCTGCCGGAGGAGCTCATCTTCAAGGTCAGCTACCTCGGCGGCGAGATGCCGACCTTCGGGATCAACTTCTCCCGACCGGGCGCCCAGGTGCTGCTGCAGTACTACCAGTTCCTGCGCCTCGGGTTCGACGGCTACAAGCGCGTGCAGGCCGCCTCCCGGGATGTCGCCCGCTATCTGGCCGACGAGGTGCAGGCGCTGGGGCGCTTCGACATCTGGACGGACGGAAGCGACATCCCGGTCGCGGCGTGGCAGGTGAAGGCCGGCCACGACGCGCCCTGGACGCTCTACGACCTGTCGATGCGGCTGCGCACGCGCGGCTGGCTGGTGCCCGCCTACCCGATGCCGGAGGCACTCACCGACGTGACGGTGCAGCGCGCGGTGGTCAGGAACGGGCTCAGCCGCGACCTCGCGGGCGGGCTGGTGGACGCGATCCGGACGAGCGTGCAGGAGCTGGACGAGCTGAAGGCGCCGATGCCGGGGCCGGACCGGGTGGCGTTCCACCACTGA
- a CDS encoding DNA polymerase beta superfamily protein: MRAVPDTLDPAVVAEIDLRLDGVITAHGVTIPLAIESGSRAWGFPSPDSDYDARFLFLRPVEDYLRLTPLRDVVETPLDAVFDVNGWDVRKALGLLVRGNATVVEWLRSPIVYGGDPAFREGMLELAGRILDRERLLDHYLHIGARHAAAPDGKLKRFFYALRPAATLRWLRVHPNLAVAPMDLPTLIAESDPAADVAAAVAELIAIKAVTRELGGGEPPAVLRRFVTDELAAAADRAATSRSDLVAASAEADTYFRTLVLP, encoded by the coding sequence ATGCGTGCCGTCCCCGACACCCTCGACCCCGCCGTCGTCGCCGAGATCGACCTGCGCCTCGACGGGGTCATCACCGCGCACGGCGTGACCATCCCTCTCGCGATCGAGAGCGGCAGCAGGGCATGGGGGTTCCCGTCGCCCGACAGCGACTACGACGCGCGGTTCCTGTTCCTGCGACCGGTGGAGGACTACCTCCGGCTGACCCCGCTGCGGGATGTGGTCGAGACACCGCTGGACGCCGTGTTCGACGTGAACGGCTGGGATGTGCGCAAAGCTCTCGGGCTCCTTGTGCGCGGTAACGCGACCGTGGTCGAGTGGCTGCGTTCCCCCATCGTCTACGGCGGCGACCCAGCGTTCCGCGAAGGGATGCTGGAACTCGCCGGCCGGATCCTCGACCGCGAGCGCCTGCTCGACCACTACCTCCACATCGGCGCCCGGCACGCGGCGGCGCCGGACGGCAAGCTGAAACGGTTCTTCTACGCGCTGCGCCCGGCCGCGACGCTGCGCTGGCTGCGCGTCCACCCCAACCTGGCGGTTGCCCCGATGGACCTGCCGACGTTGATCGCCGAGAGCGACCCCGCCGCCGACGTCGCGGCGGCCGTCGCCGAGCTGATCGCGATCAAGGCCGTCACCCGCGAGTTGGGCGGCGGCGAGCCTCCCGCGGTGCTGCGCCGGTTCGTGACGGACGAGCTCGCGGCCGCTGCGGACCGCGCGGCGACGTCCCGCTCGGACCTCGTCGCAGCATCGGCAGAGGCGGACACCTACTTCCGCACTCTCGTGCTCCCGTAG
- a CDS encoding MFS transporter — MTDAPPDNARTGRAVAALSLGTLLNPLNSSMIAVALVPLQRDFQVTVTTVTWVITSFYLASAAGQPLMGRFADRFGPRRLFLFGMLVVVLACALTPLSSSFAAVCAGRVALAVGTATAFPSAIAMLRTVSAHTRVGTPRLLGRIQIANTSGAAIGPVLGGALVTFLGWQAIFWVNVPLAVLAFLGVRFFAPRDAPRERVPLRRVVAESDVPGILLFIATLTALLVFLLDLRPQPLWWLLPLVPIAGALFVWRELRTAHPFLDLRLLGANHRLLMVYLCFAVFNTVYYSAFFGLPQYLQEHGGYSAGVTGLLMFPLAAVTIAVTPLAARAIEGVGLRPTLLTGAAALIVGAVLLGFAAATTAPWVVLLITAALGVPYCVVSIGMNQALYAAARPQDAGVAAGIFQTSRYVGAIVATTVLGLLFSAGTTPASWLAAVGVASALAVVHLCLLVFVRRRSQPGGAPGGATEAAPS, encoded by the coding sequence GTGACCGACGCACCGCCCGACAACGCCCGCACGGGCCGGGCGGTGGCCGCCCTCAGCCTCGGCACCCTCCTCAACCCGCTGAACTCCTCGATGATCGCCGTGGCCCTGGTGCCGCTGCAGCGCGACTTCCAGGTGACCGTGACGACGGTGACGTGGGTGATCACCTCCTTCTATCTGGCCTCCGCCGCCGGGCAGCCGCTGATGGGGCGGTTCGCCGACCGGTTCGGGCCGCGGCGGCTGTTCCTGTTCGGGATGCTCGTGGTGGTGCTGGCCTGCGCGCTCACTCCGCTCTCGTCGTCGTTCGCCGCCGTCTGCGCCGGCCGGGTCGCGCTCGCGGTCGGGACGGCGACGGCCTTCCCGTCGGCGATCGCGATGCTGCGGACGGTCTCGGCGCACACGCGCGTCGGGACGCCCCGGCTGCTCGGCCGCATCCAGATCGCCAACACGTCGGGCGCCGCGATCGGCCCGGTGCTGGGCGGCGCGCTGGTCACCTTCCTCGGCTGGCAGGCGATCTTCTGGGTCAACGTGCCGCTCGCCGTGCTGGCCTTCCTGGGGGTGCGGTTCTTCGCACCGAGGGACGCTCCGCGTGAGCGGGTGCCGCTGCGCCGGGTGGTGGCGGAGTCGGACGTGCCGGGCATCCTCCTCTTCATCGCGACCCTGACCGCGCTGCTGGTGTTCCTGCTCGACCTCCGCCCGCAGCCGCTGTGGTGGCTGCTGCCGCTCGTGCCGATCGCCGGCGCGCTGTTCGTCTGGCGCGAGCTGCGCACCGCGCACCCGTTCCTCGACCTGCGGCTGCTCGGCGCGAACCACCGGCTGCTGATGGTCTACCTGTGCTTCGCGGTGTTCAACACGGTCTACTACTCGGCGTTCTTCGGCCTCCCCCAGTACCTCCAGGAGCACGGCGGCTACTCGGCGGGCGTGACCGGACTGCTGATGTTCCCGCTGGCGGCGGTGACGATCGCGGTCACGCCGTTGGCTGCCCGTGCGATCGAAGGGGTCGGGCTGCGGCCGACGCTGCTCACGGGAGCGGCGGCGCTGATCGTCGGGGCGGTCCTGCTCGGGTTCGCGGCCGCCACGACGGCGCCGTGGGTGGTGCTGCTGATCACGGCGGCTCTCGGCGTCCCGTACTGCGTGGTCAGCATCGGCATGAACCAGGCCCTCTACGCCGCCGCCCGCCCGCAGGACGCGGGCGTCGCGGCAGGCATCTTCCAGACCTCGCGTTATGTCGGCGCGATCGTGGCGACGACGGTGCTCGGACTGCTCTTCAGCGCGGGAACGACCCCGGCGAGCTGGCTGGCGGCGGTGGGCGTGGCAAGCGCGCTGGCGGTGGTGCACCTGTGCCTGCTGGTGTTCGTGCGGCGGCGGTCGCAGCCGGGCGGGGCGCCGGGGGGTGCCACGGAGGCCGCACCCTCCTAG
- a CDS encoding MgtC/SapB family protein: protein MSGWLPSAALIPQLLALLLAFVLSAVIGVERERQFKSAGLRTHILVGLGSALFTLVSAFGFTSFGLPATDPGRIAAQVVTGIGFVGAGVIFVNRGNVVGLTTAASIWMTAAVGMACGAGLPLLAIAGTALHLIALGSLPTAERLIRQRAESRLVVRVDRSGEPLAVVLDRLTADGLQARVDGLRRLPDQDLELAVYIRGKQEEADRLLTDLGRIDGVVSVKAGPLRG from the coding sequence ATGAGCGGCTGGCTGCCCTCCGCGGCGCTCATCCCGCAGCTCCTCGCACTGCTGCTCGCGTTCGTGCTGTCGGCCGTGATCGGCGTCGAACGCGAGCGCCAATTCAAGAGCGCCGGGCTGCGCACACACATCCTCGTGGGGCTGGGCTCGGCGCTGTTCACGCTGGTGTCGGCGTTCGGCTTCACCTCGTTCGGGCTCCCCGCGACCGACCCGGGCCGGATCGCGGCGCAGGTCGTGACCGGCATCGGCTTCGTCGGCGCGGGCGTCATCTTCGTGAACCGCGGCAACGTGGTCGGCCTCACCACCGCGGCGTCGATCTGGATGACCGCGGCCGTCGGCATGGCGTGCGGCGCCGGGCTCCCCCTGCTCGCGATCGCCGGGACGGCCCTCCACCTTATCGCCCTCGGGTCGCTGCCGACCGCCGAGCGGCTGATCCGGCAACGCGCGGAGAGCCGGCTCGTGGTGCGGGTCGACCGTTCGGGCGAACCTCTCGCCGTCGTGCTGGACCGGCTCACCGCGGACGGCCTGCAGGCGCGCGTGGACGGCCTCCGCCGCCTCCCGGACCAGGACCTCGAGCTCGCCGTCTACATCCGCGGCAAGCAGGAGGAGGCCGACCGCCTCCTCACCGACCTGGGCCGGATCGACGGCGTGGTGAGCGTCAAGGCGGGGCCGTTGCGTGGTTAG
- a CDS encoding MarR family winged helix-turn-helix transcriptional regulator, whose protein sequence is MDLEEQHPGDVDAALQAADVMMRVAARSVSEVEDIVTSPQLRVLVMVATRGPQTLGGVAAELGVHASNATRTCEKLVRLGLVERTEDPNDRRFVRVALTPEGRALVERVIGHRRSALAEVLEGMEPDERNKAVASFRAFAMAAGDLPSADGRFTLLLPGAAAGI, encoded by the coding sequence GTGGACCTCGAAGAACAGCACCCCGGCGACGTCGACGCCGCCCTCCAGGCGGCCGACGTGATGATGCGGGTCGCCGCCCGCTCGGTGTCGGAGGTCGAGGACATCGTCACCTCGCCGCAGCTCCGGGTGCTCGTGATGGTCGCCACCCGTGGACCGCAGACCCTCGGCGGCGTGGCCGCCGAGCTCGGCGTGCACGCGTCCAACGCCACCCGCACCTGCGAGAAGCTCGTGCGGCTGGGACTGGTCGAGCGGACCGAGGACCCGAACGACCGCCGCTTCGTCAGGGTGGCCCTCACGCCGGAGGGCCGCGCGCTCGTCGAGCGCGTCATCGGGCACCGGCGCTCGGCGCTCGCCGAGGTGCTCGAGGGGATGGAGCCGGACGAGCGGAACAAGGCCGTGGCGTCGTTCCGGGCGTTCGCGATGGCGGCAGGCGACCTCCCGAGCGCGGACGGCCGGTTCACGCTGCTGCTCCCCGGGGCCGCTGCCGGCATCTAG
- a CDS encoding DUF561 domain-containing protein: protein MSLSTMLGIDAPIVLGPFGGLSSVALTAAVSEAGGLGSYGLYGYDGARIRSVAAELREATARPIALNLWLPHRETGEQDALDRDEFDRAVAGMAGLFAQAGVLPPEWPVAPLPDFDEQLEAALDARPAALSFVFGMPAPDVIEAAHTRGILVIGAATTVAEARVLEAGGVDAIVASGSEAAGHRPSFLIESEHSLVGGLSLIPQVADAVSVPVIAAGGIAERRGVAAAFALGASGVQAGTAFLATSQSAAPAIHRQRIRAALASDTVLTRAMSGRLARGLPNHAVRAIESSGAGASFPLQNILTGVFRRAASAAGQPELLSLWMGQSAGLSRFEDASEVFAELAAGVPDDPAEGVGADAGTDAGSAFDVDAWELWEAGGDSACWLASVCPECGAMRDGDGPCPRCDADPPA from the coding sequence ATGAGTCTGAGCACCATGCTGGGGATCGACGCGCCGATCGTCCTCGGCCCGTTCGGCGGGCTGTCGTCCGTCGCCCTGACCGCGGCCGTGAGCGAGGCGGGAGGCCTCGGCTCGTACGGGCTGTACGGCTACGACGGCGCGCGCATCCGCTCGGTCGCCGCCGAACTGCGGGAGGCCACCGCCCGTCCCATCGCCCTCAACCTCTGGCTTCCGCACCGGGAGACGGGCGAGCAGGATGCGCTCGACCGCGACGAGTTCGACCGCGCCGTCGCCGGGATGGCCGGGCTGTTCGCGCAGGCCGGGGTGCTGCCGCCCGAGTGGCCGGTCGCGCCGCTCCCCGATTTCGACGAGCAGCTGGAGGCCGCGCTCGACGCGCGCCCGGCCGCCCTGAGCTTCGTGTTCGGAATGCCCGCGCCGGACGTGATCGAGGCGGCGCACACGCGCGGCATCCTCGTGATCGGCGCGGCGACGACCGTCGCCGAGGCGCGCGTGCTGGAGGCCGGAGGGGTCGACGCGATCGTCGCGTCCGGCTCCGAGGCCGCGGGGCACCGGCCCTCCTTCCTGATCGAATCCGAGCACAGCCTGGTCGGCGGCCTGTCGCTGATCCCGCAAGTGGCGGACGCGGTGAGTGTGCCGGTCATCGCGGCAGGCGGCATCGCCGAGCGGCGCGGCGTCGCGGCGGCCTTCGCGCTGGGCGCGTCCGGCGTGCAGGCGGGGACGGCCTTCCTGGCGACGAGCCAGTCCGCCGCCCCGGCCATCCATCGCCAGCGGATTCGCGCGGCGCTCGCCAGCGACACCGTGCTGACGCGGGCGATGAGCGGAAGGCTCGCGCGGGGCCTGCCGAACCATGCCGTCCGCGCGATCGAGAGCAGTGGAGCCGGAGCGAGCTTCCCGCTGCAGAACATCCTCACCGGCGTGTTCCGCCGAGCCGCGTCGGCCGCGGGGCAGCCCGAGCTGCTGTCGCTGTGGATGGGGCAGAGCGCCGGGCTCTCCCGGTTCGAGGACGCGTCCGAGGTGTTCGCCGAGCTCGCTGCGGGGGTGCCGGATGACCCCGCTGAGGGCGTCGGCGCTGACGCCGGCACGGACGCCGGCTCGGCCTTCGACGTGGACGCCTGGGAGCTGTGGGAGGCCGGCGGCGACTCCGCCTGCTGGCTGGCCTCCGTCTGCCCCGAGTGCGGGGCGATGCGCGACGGCGACGGCCCGTGCCCGCGCTGCGACGCCGATCCGCCGGCCTGA
- a CDS encoding alpha/beta family hydrolase → MDVDVPTSAGPGRLVVAPAEHPRALLWLGHGAGGGIGAADLTALAAELPALGVTVARYEQPWRVAGKKVASRPPALDAAWLETAPVVAELAAGVPVIVGGRSAGARVACRTAAETGAVAVVCLAFPLHPPGRPDVTRLEELLTPAVPMLVLQGDRDAFGGADLLRSEVAAAPGDHANVRIATVAGADHGMKTLKASPLTARDVRELVVATTAAFVDEVLGSAH, encoded by the coding sequence GTGGATGTGGACGTTCCGACCTCCGCCGGGCCCGGCCGGCTGGTCGTCGCGCCCGCCGAGCACCCCCGCGCCCTCCTCTGGCTCGGACACGGCGCGGGCGGTGGCATCGGCGCCGCCGACCTGACCGCGCTCGCGGCCGAGCTGCCCGCGCTCGGCGTCACCGTCGCGCGCTACGAGCAGCCGTGGCGAGTCGCGGGCAAGAAGGTCGCCTCCCGGCCGCCCGCGCTCGATGCCGCCTGGCTGGAGACCGCGCCCGTGGTCGCCGAGCTCGCCGCCGGCGTGCCCGTGATCGTCGGCGGCCGAAGCGCCGGAGCGCGGGTGGCGTGCCGCACCGCCGCCGAGACGGGCGCCGTCGCGGTCGTGTGCCTGGCGTTCCCGCTGCATCCCCCTGGCCGTCCCGACGTCACGCGCCTGGAGGAACTCCTCACGCCGGCCGTCCCCATGCTGGTCCTCCAGGGCGACCGGGACGCCTTCGGCGGCGCCGACCTCCTGCGCAGCGAGGTGGCGGCCGCGCCCGGCGACCACGCGAACGTGCGGATCGCGACCGTCGCGGGCGCCGACCACGGGATGAAGACGTTGAAGGCTTCCCCACTCACTGCGCGCGACGTGCGCGAGCTAGTGGTGGCGACGACGGCGGCGTTCGTCGATGAGGTGCTCGGCTCGGCGCACTGA
- a CDS encoding PadR family transcriptional regulator: MGKQTTEMLKGTLEGIVLAILSGRAAYGYEITSWLRDQGFEDIAEGTVYALLVRVEQRGLVDVEKVPSEKGPPRKVYSLNAAGREYLDEFWRTWSFLTERLEQLRDGGN; the protein is encoded by the coding sequence ATGGGCAAGCAGACCACCGAGATGCTCAAGGGCACGCTCGAGGGCATCGTCCTCGCCATCCTGTCGGGCCGGGCCGCATACGGGTACGAGATCACCTCGTGGCTGCGCGACCAGGGCTTCGAGGACATCGCCGAGGGCACCGTGTACGCCCTGCTGGTCAGGGTGGAGCAGCGCGGCCTCGTGGATGTCGAGAAGGTCCCGTCGGAGAAGGGGCCGCCCCGCAAGGTGTACTCGCTCAACGCAGCGGGACGCGAATATCTGGACGAGTTCTGGAGGACCTGGAGCTTCCTCACGGAACGACTGGAACAGCTCCGAGACGGAGGAAACTGA
- a CDS encoding DUF1048 domain-containing protein: MAPKWIELVTGSLEQKKQYRQIKGRLDSLPEPYNGVAKALNRYLMYNGGIVDGDTILTMMTDFVELWERAAADGTPVRDIVGDDPVEFAEAFAAAYVGTRWIDKERARLTEAVDAAEREQEKES, from the coding sequence ATGGCACCGAAGTGGATCGAGCTGGTCACCGGATCGCTCGAGCAGAAGAAGCAGTACCGGCAGATCAAGGGCCGGCTGGACAGCCTCCCCGAGCCGTACAACGGCGTCGCGAAGGCGCTCAACCGCTACCTCATGTACAACGGCGGGATCGTCGACGGCGACACCATCCTCACGATGATGACCGACTTCGTCGAGCTCTGGGAGCGCGCGGCGGCCGACGGCACGCCGGTCCGCGACATCGTCGGGGACGACCCGGTCGAGTTCGCCGAGGCCTTCGCCGCGGCGTACGTCGGCACCCGCTGGATCGACAAGGAGCGCGCCCGCCTCACCGAGGCGGTCGACGCGGCCGAACGGGAACAGGAGAAGGAGTCATGA
- a CDS encoding ABC transporter ATP-binding protein yields the protein MSATTTTGPAIQVRGLQKSYKDLHVLRGVDFDVQPGSIFALLGSNGAGKTTAVKILSTLLKSDDGTATVNGFDVARNPDEVRDSISLTGQFAAVDEVLSGRENLILVARLRHLKNPAGIADELLARFALTDAGGRKVGTYSGGMRRRLDIAMSLIGQPPVVFLDEPTTGLDPQARIEVWETVKRLAGRGTTVLLTTQYLDEAEQLADRIAILHEGRIIANGTLAELKALLPPAKVEYVEKQPSLEDVFLAIVGPSAPASADAPAPEPSKES from the coding sequence ATGAGCGCGACCACCACGACCGGCCCCGCCATCCAGGTGCGCGGCCTCCAGAAGTCCTACAAAGACCTGCACGTGCTGCGCGGCGTCGACTTCGACGTCCAGCCCGGCAGCATCTTCGCCCTCCTCGGCTCCAACGGGGCAGGCAAGACCACGGCGGTGAAGATCCTCTCCACTCTGCTGAAGAGCGACGACGGCACTGCCACCGTCAACGGGTTCGACGTGGCCCGCAACCCGGACGAGGTGCGCGACTCGATCAGCCTCACCGGCCAGTTCGCCGCGGTGGACGAGGTCCTCAGCGGCCGGGAGAACCTGATCCTGGTCGCCCGGCTCCGCCACCTGAAGAACCCGGCCGGGATCGCGGACGAGCTGCTGGCGCGCTTCGCGCTCACCGACGCGGGAGGCCGCAAGGTCGGCACGTACTCGGGCGGCATGCGCCGCCGGCTCGACATCGCGATGAGCCTCATCGGCCAGCCGCCGGTGGTGTTCCTCGACGAGCCGACCACCGGCCTCGACCCGCAAGCCCGAATCGAGGTCTGGGAGACGGTCAAGCGTCTCGCGGGCCGCGGCACCACGGTGCTGCTCACCACGCAGTACCTGGACGAGGCCGAGCAGCTCGCCGACCGCATCGCGATCCTCCACGAGGGCCGCATCATCGCGAACGGCACCCTCGCCGAACTCAAGGCGCTCCTCCCCCCGGCGAAGGTCGAGTACGTGGAGAAGCAGCCCAGCCTGGAGGACGTGTTCCTCGCCATCGTCGGACCCTCGGCCCCGGCATCCGCCGACGCCCCGGCTCCCGAACCCTCGAAGGAGTCCTGA
- a CDS encoding ABC transporter permease, with protein MSTANFVADTTVLTGRSMKHITRSLDTIITVTIVPIALMLLFVFVLGGAINTGPDSGSYVNYLLPGIMLITIASGISYTSYRLFMDLQGGIFERFQSMPIARSSVLWAHVLTSLVANMISVVLVVLVALLIGFRTGASVLAWLGVAGILVLFTLALTWVAVIAGLSAKSVDGAGAFAYPLIFLPFISSAFVPTNTMPAPVAWFAEHQPVTPIVDTIRALFAEQPVTGDIWIALAWCVGILVVAYGFATAIYRRRISRG; from the coding sequence ATGTCCACCGCGAACTTCGTCGCAGACACCACCGTCCTCACCGGGCGGTCCATGAAGCACATCACGCGCAGCCTGGACACGATCATCACCGTCACCATCGTGCCGATCGCCCTCATGCTGCTGTTCGTGTTCGTCCTCGGCGGGGCCATCAACACCGGCCCCGACTCGGGCTCGTACGTGAACTACCTGCTCCCCGGGATCATGCTGATCACGATCGCATCGGGCATCTCCTACACCTCGTACCGGCTGTTCATGGACCTCCAGGGCGGCATCTTCGAGCGGTTCCAGTCCATGCCGATCGCCCGGTCGAGCGTCCTCTGGGCGCACGTGCTCACCTCGCTGGTCGCCAACATGATCTCGGTCGTGCTGGTGGTCCTGGTGGCGCTCCTGATCGGCTTCCGCACCGGCGCGAGCGTGCTCGCCTGGCTGGGGGTCGCGGGCATCCTGGTGCTGTTCACCCTGGCGCTGACCTGGGTGGCCGTGATCGCCGGGCTGTCGGCGAAGAGCGTGGACGGCGCGGGCGCCTTCGCCTACCCGCTGATCTTCCTCCCGTTCATCAGCTCGGCGTTCGTCCCCACCAACACGATGCCGGCACCGGTCGCCTGGTTCGCCGAGCATCAGCCGGTGACACCGATCGTGGACACCATTCGGGCGCTGTTCGCGGAGCAGCCGGTCACCGGGGACATCTGGATCGCCCTCGCCTGGTGCGTCGGCATCCTGGTGGTCGCCTACGGTTTCGCCACCGCGATCTACCGGCGGCGGATCAGCCGGGGGTGA
- a CDS encoding GNAT family N-acetyltransferase yields MAIEVLPATGRWDDFATFMVPRKAGAGGCVCMSYRDARLPMPERIEYMHHECETEPGPGVLVYADGEVAGWCSVAPKSTYRRLMNSRTIPHLDEELDPWSIVCFVVRGGFRGRGLMHELLDGAVEHARAAGARLVEGYPVETRGERVDVISGYVGTVELFEKHGFARLRETDAHSGGSVRWVMRRELG; encoded by the coding sequence ATGGCCATCGAGGTGCTCCCCGCGACGGGGCGCTGGGACGATTTCGCGACGTTCATGGTGCCGCGGAAGGCCGGCGCCGGCGGGTGCGTGTGCATGTCGTACCGCGACGCGCGCCTCCCGATGCCGGAGCGCATCGAATACATGCATCACGAGTGCGAGACCGAGCCGGGACCCGGCGTGCTGGTGTACGCCGACGGGGAGGTCGCGGGCTGGTGCTCGGTCGCGCCCAAGTCCACGTACCGGCGGCTGATGAACTCCCGCACCATCCCGCACCTCGACGAGGAGCTCGACCCGTGGTCGATCGTCTGCTTCGTCGTGCGCGGCGGGTTCCGCGGGCGCGGGCTGATGCACGAGCTCCTCGACGGGGCGGTGGAGCACGCGCGGGCGGCAGGCGCCCGCCTGGTGGAGGGCTACCCGGTCGAGACACGCGGCGAGCGGGTGGATGTGATCAGCGGCTACGTCGGCACGGTCGAGCTGTTCGAGAAGCACGGGTTCGCGCGGCTGCGGGAGACGGACGCGCACTCGGGCGGGTCGGTGCGGTGGGTGATGCGGCGGGAGCTCGGCTGA